The following nucleotide sequence is from Lacinutrix sp. Hel_I_90.
ACACGAAATATTTTAAGAATGATTTTCCGCAGGAAGCCATTTCAAAAATTAAAACTTTAGAAAAAACACATGAAACGACGCTACAAGGCTTCAAAATTATGGCGCCTTCCAAGTTATTTAAATTAAAAAATCCCGATGACCCCTTATTGTTTGCTCCTATAGGAAATGGTTATTATTACCTCATTCATAAATGGGGTCATGATTTACATCCTTTAAGAAAATGGCTCATTTGGCCGTTTAAAAATTTTGAAACACTAATATTAACTGCAGTAATAGTCAGTTTTGTTATCACTTATATTTTTAATGCCTCTATGCTTATAGATAGTATGGACGGTTCTAAATTTTTAATACTGTTCTTATTTATGTTTAAATCGGTGATTGGAGTCATTATTTTTTATGCCTTCTCACAAGGTAAGAATTTCAATTCTGCCATTTGGAATAGTAAATACAACAAATAATATTAGCCGTATTCATTTAATAGAAAAGCGACCGTTACGGTCGCTTTTCATTACCATATTTATGGCGTAGGCTTAGTTTGGGAGAATTAATGTATCAACAATTTGTACTTAATCTTTATTCTGCTTTTTATCTACATTTCTATTAACGAATCATTTCCACGGACCTGTTCAATGCTCAAAAGTGTTTTGTACTTACAATAATACCTATATAAAAATAAAGTACTTAACAGATATACGTAAAACCAATCTCTATGGTTTTAAAAATAAAATTTAACAGGATAATGGGAATACTTTTATTAACATTATGCGTATCTTAATACTTATAAATTAAAACTATAAAATTATGCCACATTCAGAATATATAAAAATTTACACAGGAAACACGATTCTAGTGCAGCTAATAGATCAACGATTACAAGACATTGGTATTAACCCTATAATTAAGGACGAAACAGAATCAGGCCGTTTAGCAGGTTTTGGCGGTAGCTTAGCGGGGATGCCTGAAATTTATGTGCATAAAAACGAGCTCGACAAAGCTGTTAAGATAGTAGAGACGGTTCGTGCTGAAATGGAAGCCAGTTAGCACTTAGTCTTTAAATTAAGTAAACAATTCTCTTACTTAAGTAAAAAAATAAAACCTCAAAAATCTTAGATTTTTGAGGTTTTATTTTTCTGTAAACGGTGACTGAAAACTAATTACTTATTTTACGCAGTAACCGCATACATTTTATCTCTTAGTTCTTTTAGTTTTGAGTCTTGCATATACTCGTCAAATGTCGTGTGGCGGTCTACTACACCATTTGGCGTTAGCTCCACGACTCTGTCACCTACCGTTTGGGCAAATTCATGATCATGTGTAGTAAACAAAACGGTTCCTTTAAAATTCTTTAAAGAGTTATTAAATGCCGTAATACTTTCCAAATCTAAATGGTTTGTTGGCTCATCTAACTGCAGGACATTTGCTCTGGTCATCATCATTCTTGATAACATACAACGCACTTTTTCTCCTCCAGAGAGTACAGATGATTTTTTAAAAGCTTCTTCTCCACTAAAAATCATTTTTCCAAGAAACCCACGAATATTAACTTCTTCTCTTTCTTCCTCTGTTTGTGCCCATTGACGTAACCAATCGATTAAGGTTAAATCATTCTCAAAGAATTTACTATTATCTAATGGCAAGTAGGATTGTGTTGTTGTTACTCCCCAAGCAAACTTACCAGCATCTGGTTTCATATTACCATTTAAAATTTCGTAGAAGGCTGTAGTTGCTCTAGAATCTCTAGAAAACAACACTACTTTTTCTCCTTTATTTAGGTTCAAATCGATATCTTTAAAAAGCACCTCACCGTCTAATGACGCAGACAAACCCTCTACATTTAAAATTTGATCACCAGCTTCTCTGTCACGCTCAAAAATAATAGCTGGATAACGACGGCTTGTTCTTCTAATACCTTCAATATTAAGTTTATCAATCATCTTTTTTCTACTGGTAGCCTGTTTACTTTTTGCTACGTTAGCAGAGAAACGACGAATAAACTCTTCCAATTCTTTCTTCTTGTCTTCAGCTTTCTTATTTTGTTGCGCATGTTGTCTTGCTGCTAATTGTGAAGACTCATACCAAAACGTATAGTTACCCGAAAAATGAGTAATCTTACTAAAATCGATATCACTAATATGAGTACAAACCGCATCTAAAAAGTGTCTGTCGTGAGAGACCACAATCACACAATTGTCATAATTAGCTAAAAAGTTTTCTAACCAACCAATCGTTTCATAATCTAAATCGTTGGTAGGCTCATCCATAATTAACACGTCTGGGTTACCAAACAACGCTTGCGCTAAAAGCACACGTACTTTTTGTTTACCATCTAAATCTTTCATTAACGTGTAATGAAAATCAGCATTAATACCTAAGTTAGACAACATTGCTGCTGCATCACTATCGGCATTCCAACCATTCATTTCTTCAAATTGCACTTGTAACTCTCCAATTTTTTCTGCATTTTCATCGGTATAATCCGCATAGAGAGCATCAATTTGGGTCTTTAATTTGTGTAAAGGCTGGTTACCTTTTAAAACTGTTTCTAAAACAGTGTCTTCATCATGCTTGTTGTGATTTTGTTCTAAAACCGACATACGTTTACCTGGCTCTAAATGAACGTGACCAGAATTTGCTTCCTGCTTTCCTGAAATAATGTTTAAAAACGTAGACTTCCCTGCACCATTGGCACCAATGATTCCGTAACAATTACCATTATTAAAGGTTGTGTTTACTTCATCAAAAAGAATACGTTTACCGAA
It contains:
- a CDS encoding putative signal transducing protein, which encodes MPHSEYIKIYTGNTILVQLIDQRLQDIGINPIIKDETESGRLAGFGGSLAGMPEIYVHKNELDKAVKIVETVRAEMEAS
- a CDS encoding ABC-F family ATP-binding cassette domain-containing protein; amino-acid sequence: MLSVSNLSVQFGKRILFDEVNTTFNNGNCYGIIGANGAGKSTFLNIISGKQEANSGHVHLEPGKRMSVLEQNHNKHDEDTVLETVLKGNQPLHKLKTQIDALYADYTDENAEKIGELQVQFEEMNGWNADSDAAAMLSNLGINADFHYTLMKDLDGKQKVRVLLAQALFGNPDVLIMDEPTNDLDYETIGWLENFLANYDNCVIVVSHDRHFLDAVCTHISDIDFSKITHFSGNYTFWYESSQLAARQHAQQNKKAEDKKKELEEFIRRFSANVAKSKQATSRKKMIDKLNIEGIRRTSRRYPAIIFERDREAGDQILNVEGLSASLDGEVLFKDIDLNLNKGEKVVLFSRDSRATTAFYEILNGNMKPDAGKFAWGVTTTQSYLPLDNSKFFENDLTLIDWLRQWAQTEEEREEVNIRGFLGKMIFSGEEAFKKSSVLSGGEKVRCMLSRMMMTRANVLQLDEPTNHLDLESITAFNNSLKNFKGTVLFTTHDHEFAQTVGDRVVELTPNGVVDRHTTFDEYMQDSKLKELRDKMYAVTA